The Roseiconus lacunae genome has a segment encoding these proteins:
- a CDS encoding lysylphosphatidylglycerol synthase transmembrane domain-containing protein, which yields MRLPVKAFAKGAIALVVIAGLGFAIKKSFDSLSEQQQRTVDLITQIDRKIESAKIESERQRLRQERQDVIDQQPSFANVHWSTLAAAALVYAVGLIPGGLVLKEASGLLGKPISVRDAVSIQTVGHLGKYVPGKAMVVVIRAGRLRELGASWLIGSTAVFLETIMMMAVGAALAGGLIFFLPVPRWIAWISLLGGMSAAMISAPPILSRLLQKANILKSDSSLTDTTVSPTRHLCDGWRFFSLAWCWHVSGWFLIGGSFALVVRSLPGSIQTVSDATLIIASVAAMSLAMVVGFASLLPGGAGVRELTLTIVLAPVAGPAVALMSAIVIRLVFIAVEVSLAGLLGGWRNRPEKRPQLSN from the coding sequence ATGAGATTGCCAGTCAAAGCGTTCGCGAAAGGAGCGATCGCGTTGGTCGTCATCGCCGGACTTGGTTTCGCGATCAAGAAGTCATTCGATTCGCTATCCGAACAACAACAGCGCACGGTCGATTTGATTACCCAGATCGATCGAAAGATTGAATCGGCGAAAATCGAATCAGAGCGACAACGGCTTCGACAAGAACGTCAAGACGTCATCGATCAGCAACCGTCATTTGCCAATGTCCACTGGTCAACGTTGGCCGCCGCCGCGTTGGTCTATGCGGTCGGCTTGATCCCGGGAGGCTTGGTATTGAAAGAGGCAAGCGGCTTGCTCGGTAAACCGATCTCGGTGCGGGACGCTGTCTCGATTCAAACCGTCGGACACCTTGGAAAGTATGTTCCTGGGAAAGCGATGGTGGTTGTGATTCGTGCGGGACGCCTACGTGAACTCGGTGCTTCGTGGCTGATCGGATCGACCGCAGTCTTTTTGGAAACGATCATGATGATGGCTGTCGGGGCTGCGCTCGCGGGTGGGCTAATTTTCTTTTTACCGGTCCCTCGCTGGATCGCTTGGATTTCGCTACTCGGTGGAATGTCTGCGGCGATGATAAGCGCGCCACCGATTCTCAGCCGGTTGCTTCAAAAGGCCAATATCCTCAAATCGGATTCGTCCCTAACGGATACCACTGTTTCGCCGACGCGGCACCTGTGTGATGGTTGGCGTTTCTTCTCGTTGGCATGGTGTTGGCATGTATCGGGATGGTTTTTGATTGGCGGCTCGTTTGCATTGGTGGTGCGCAGCCTCCCCGGATCCATTCAAACGGTCTCCGACGCGACGTTGATTATCGCTTCGGTCGCAGCGATGTCATTGGCGATGGTCGTCGGATTTGCCTCGTTGCTGCCGGGCGGAGCCGGTGTCCGTGAACTGACACTCACGATTGTCTTGGCGCCCGTTGCCGGACCGGCGGTCGCGTTGATGTCGGCCATCGTCATTCGGCTTGTCTTTATCGCCGTCGAAGTGTCACTCGCCGGATTGTTGGGCGGATGGCGAAACCGCCCCGAAAAAAGACCGCAATTGTCAAACTGA
- a CDS encoding RNA polymerase sigma factor, whose protein sequence is MSVSESTALRYRQSDPDVRLMLRVKNDDAAAYEELLRKYHPRLVRLLRAMGPRADMAEDLAQETFMRVWRARVRYEPGAKFSTWLFTIAANVARNATRSQGRRQEVNEVDAPTGGDGSRAVGIVTATALEASSLMPTRVVEGAERGDIVLNAVKTLGERQRTALMLSRFENLSYAEIAETMGLSTKAVKSLLSRARVNLRELLQPYIEAGLIPKTGDDHE, encoded by the coding sequence TTGTCTGTCAGCGAATCCACTGCCCTGCGTTATCGCCAATCGGATCCCGATGTGCGATTGATGCTGCGCGTCAAGAACGATGACGCCGCCGCCTATGAGGAACTACTACGAAAATATCATCCGCGTCTGGTGCGATTGCTTCGTGCGATGGGACCGAGAGCTGACATGGCCGAAGATTTGGCCCAAGAAACATTCATGCGGGTATGGCGCGCCCGTGTACGTTACGAACCCGGTGCCAAGTTTTCGACTTGGTTATTCACCATTGCCGCCAACGTTGCCCGCAATGCAACCCGAAGCCAGGGGCGGCGACAAGAGGTCAACGAGGTCGACGCACCGACGGGCGGAGACGGTTCGCGCGCCGTTGGAATCGTGACCGCGACCGCACTGGAAGCCAGCAGTTTGATGCCGACTCGCGTGGTCGAGGGCGCCGAACGAGGCGACATCGTACTGAACGCCGTCAAAACACTTGGCGAGCGGCAACGGACGGCATTGATGCTGTCGCGATTCGAAAACTTAAGTTATGCCGAGATTGCCGAAACGATGGGTCTGAGCACGAAAGCGGTGAAGTCTCTGTTGAGTCGCGCTCGGGTCAACTTGCGCGAACTGTTACAGCCCTACATCGAAGCGGGGCTGATTCCAAAAACGGGGGACGATCATGAGTGA
- a CDS encoding anti-sigma factor family protein produces MSESVLLTDDHPVDPDDELLVAYLDNELLEEERQSVEKRLVAEPDFRQRLQLLQTGWDWLDEIPGESIDEKLVESTIELVVSDIAPGQSEQANWFTQNRRLIITVVAITIAFLVGLVATNYVRRVALERQFDDLAVAQELEAYSLGPDFKFFNELATNPRWQAMASAIEQINERSMQPERTVESLPRESITSALQSLPSDQREKLLVKWKRFQEYDEPTKHELRQTATKVNAREERDSLVKTMKIASVWLEGLSDEMRDSVRSEDASIRKPAIEEAIQYTMAELSFESGKLISETTSEQIFSWLEVLFLKRVDELPPELSRHIQKTLSSGSNNPEIFKMFAMYQMLDDPEQRGRRRFGFRSFPMGFRPGPPPPDGPPPGPPKERDGKGLGKGNDDGPRNDHRVDSDAERGDSDRGGRSGPQRLRSVTNEEYDELRSVLDDEALRTLDALTSYSTQFAGEAAVYATLRTWARESVERHIAALRNRDEKTALERYQQYDDERRFGVNRDTLDLQPPSEIRDEIFNRRRHDSRR; encoded by the coding sequence ATGAGTGAAAGTGTCCTGCTGACTGACGACCACCCGGTCGATCCCGATGACGAATTGCTTGTCGCTTATCTCGACAACGAATTGCTTGAAGAAGAACGTCAATCGGTCGAAAAAAGGTTGGTCGCCGAACCTGACTTTCGTCAACGTCTGCAACTGCTGCAAACCGGATGGGACTGGCTAGACGAAATCCCAGGGGAATCGATCGACGAAAAACTGGTTGAGTCAACCATTGAATTGGTCGTGTCCGACATTGCGCCCGGCCAGAGCGAACAAGCGAATTGGTTCACGCAAAATCGCCGGCTGATCATCACGGTCGTCGCCATCACGATTGCTTTCCTTGTCGGACTTGTCGCGACAAACTACGTCCGCCGCGTCGCCCTCGAACGGCAATTTGATGACCTTGCCGTCGCACAGGAACTGGAAGCGTACAGCCTCGGTCCCGACTTCAAGTTTTTCAATGAGCTAGCTACCAACCCACGGTGGCAAGCGATGGCTTCGGCCATTGAACAGATCAACGAACGGTCCATGCAACCCGAACGGACCGTCGAATCACTTCCCAGGGAAAGCATCACTTCGGCGCTGCAATCTCTGCCAAGCGATCAACGAGAGAAATTACTCGTCAAGTGGAAGCGGTTCCAGGAATACGATGAACCGACCAAGCACGAGTTGCGGCAAACGGCAACGAAAGTCAACGCCCGCGAGGAACGCGACTCCCTGGTTAAAACGATGAAAATCGCATCGGTCTGGCTCGAAGGCCTGTCAGATGAAATGCGTGATTCTGTCCGCAGCGAAGATGCTTCGATTCGCAAGCCAGCGATCGAAGAAGCGATTCAATACACGATGGCGGAACTATCGTTCGAATCCGGAAAGCTGATCAGCGAAACGACGTCCGAGCAAATCTTCTCCTGGCTGGAGGTTTTGTTTCTGAAACGTGTCGACGAATTGCCACCAGAATTATCCAGACACATCCAAAAGACTTTGTCATCCGGGTCCAATAATCCCGAGATTTTCAAAATGTTTGCGATGTATCAAATGCTCGACGACCCGGAGCAGCGGGGCCGCCGACGGTTCGGATTCCGGAGCTTCCCGATGGGCTTCCGGCCCGGACCACCGCCACCGGACGGTCCGCCGCCGGGACCCCCGAAAGAACGCGACGGGAAGGGTCTGGGGAAAGGCAATGACGACGGTCCCCGGAACGATCACCGAGTGGATAGTGATGCCGAGCGAGGTGATTCAGACCGCGGTGGGCGGTCGGGTCCCCAACGTCTTCGCAGTGTGACCAACGAAGAATACGACGAACTCAGAAGCGTACTAGACGACGAAGCGCTCAGAACTCTGGACGCACTGACCAGCTACTCCACCCAATTTGCCGGTGAAGCGGCAGTCTACGCGACGCTACGAACCTGGGCTCGCGAATCGGTCGAACGACACATCGCCGCGCTTCGCAACCGTGATGAAAAAACGGCTCTCGAACGTTATCAGCAGTACGATGACGAAAGGCGATTTGGTGTGAACCGAGATACGCTGGACTTACAGCCACCGTCTGAAATTAGAGACGAAATCTTTAATCGTCGTCGGCACGATTCGAGAAGGTAA
- a CDS encoding PIN/TRAM domain-containing protein has protein sequence MELIILRCVFLLCAGGVSWIINTALPSDADINPYLVFVGIMGIAVVAIMGDIFISSKRIDSISAVYFGVLIGFLLTYVLWIALAPLFAQSLLLGNAVKLILGMLLCYICTSILIQTKDDFRFLIPYVEFVREVKGFKPLILDTSVVIDGRIADLVNTGVFDNQLIMPRFALSELQAIADSSDKLRRVRGRRGLDVLNRMRADDNVDLMIFDRDLPELAGQTVDLKLVLLAKHLEGKVVTGDYNLNKVAKLHNVPVINLNEISNSLRPVYLPDETFKVRIIKPGEGAEQGVGYLDDGTMVVVEGARNRIGQELDVRVTSTLQTNAGKMIFAKYDTN, from the coding sequence ATGGAACTAATCATTCTCCGATGCGTATTCTTGTTGTGCGCGGGCGGAGTGTCTTGGATTATCAACACGGCTTTACCAAGTGATGCGGATATCAATCCGTATTTGGTGTTTGTTGGGATCATGGGAATCGCCGTTGTGGCGATCATGGGTGATATCTTTATCTCCAGCAAACGGATTGATTCGATCTCGGCGGTGTACTTTGGCGTCTTGATCGGATTCCTGCTGACGTATGTCTTGTGGATTGCGCTTGCACCGCTTTTTGCACAGTCGTTATTGCTCGGTAACGCGGTCAAACTGATTTTGGGGATGTTGCTTTGCTACATCTGTACGAGCATTCTGATTCAGACCAAGGATGACTTTCGTTTTCTGATTCCGTATGTCGAATTTGTCCGTGAAGTGAAGGGGTTCAAACCTTTGATCCTTGACACCAGCGTGGTGATCGACGGTCGAATTGCCGACTTGGTCAACACCGGTGTTTTCGACAATCAGTTGATCATGCCTCGATTTGCATTGAGCGAACTGCAGGCGATCGCAGACAGCAGTGACAAATTGCGGCGGGTGCGTGGTCGACGTGGGCTGGATGTATTGAACCGAATGCGTGCCGACGACAACGTCGATCTGATGATCTTCGATCGTGACCTCCCGGAACTCGCCGGACAGACGGTTGATTTGAAACTGGTGCTACTCGCCAAACACCTGGAGGGGAAGGTCGTCACCGGCGACTACAACTTGAACAAGGTGGCGAAGTTACACAACGTTCCGGTAATTAACCTGAACGAAATCAGCAACTCGCTACGCCCCGTCTATCTGCCTGACGAGACGTTCAAGGTACGGATCATTAAACCGGGCGAAGGTGCCGAGCAAGGCGTAGGCTACCTGGATGACGGCACAATGGTGGTCGTCGAAGGCGCTCGCAATCGCATCGGTCAAGAACTCGATGTCCGTGTTACCAGTACGCTTCAGACGAACGCGGGTAAGATGATCTTCGCCAAATACGACACGAACTAA
- a CDS encoding c-type cytochrome domain-containing protein — protein MINQTMLKRFVLLAAGACVATTGFAKDVPDKVTFEEHVKPIFRQHCLNCHHQGDKKGGLALDTFGSVIEGGGSGEVVYDDGDLEGSRLWQLVSHADTPIMPPNQDKLPEPQLAIIKAWIEGGILENSGSKAKKKKANALAYVASTGGKPDGPVAMPESVPLATPVVTERASAVTAIAASPWAPLVAVAGQKQIVLYHSESGELLGILPFEEGIAQDLKFSRDGSYLIAGGGEHSFQGLVAIYDVKTGERVASVGDELDTVFGADVNDSMSRVALGGPQKMLRIFDVANGDMLFDLKKHTDWIYTVSYSPDGILIASGDRSGGLCVWEADTGRLYLDLAGHKGAIHSVAWRDDSNVLASASGDGTVKLWEMEGGKTLRSINAHGGGVTSVKFDHQGRLATAGVDGRAKLWAADGKELKNLQQGSEAMLEVAITHDGKRLVYGNWNGDVFNTSVDDPKNLVSLRPNPPATEVRLESAKTNLASVQQKLAPVKAELEKAIAGLEAAKKPLAELDQKIASLKKLSAEKEAAAKASEAQVADLDGKLPGASSLTRDLQDEVTALRVALKADPAKMSALADAEEKFAAKLVEIAKLRRQRISEQAAIGSHRQQSAAHMAEAEKLATTRGPLEQKIQQAQQLVDSTKKSYDQIAAEAAEVQAKINRMMANVN, from the coding sequence ATGATCAATCAAACAATGCTGAAACGATTTGTGCTGTTGGCGGCGGGGGCGTGCGTAGCGACGACAGGCTTCGCAAAAGACGTTCCCGACAAGGTCACCTTCGAGGAACACGTCAAGCCTATCTTCCGGCAACACTGCTTGAATTGCCATCACCAAGGCGACAAGAAGGGTGGCCTGGCGCTTGACACATTTGGGTCCGTCATCGAAGGCGGTGGCAGTGGCGAAGTCGTCTACGATGATGGCGACTTGGAAGGCAGTCGACTTTGGCAATTGGTCAGCCATGCCGATACACCGATCATGCCACCGAATCAGGACAAGTTGCCGGAGCCTCAGTTGGCGATCATTAAGGCCTGGATCGAAGGCGGGATTCTGGAGAATTCAGGGTCGAAAGCAAAGAAGAAAAAGGCGAACGCGCTTGCTTATGTTGCTTCGACTGGCGGTAAACCCGATGGGCCAGTCGCGATGCCCGAATCGGTTCCTTTGGCAACACCCGTCGTGACCGAACGTGCGAGTGCGGTCACCGCGATCGCTGCCAGCCCGTGGGCACCCCTGGTGGCCGTCGCGGGGCAAAAGCAAATCGTGCTCTATCACAGCGAGAGCGGAGAGCTACTTGGAATCTTGCCGTTTGAAGAAGGAATTGCGCAGGACCTGAAGTTTAGTCGAGACGGTAGTTATCTAATCGCTGGCGGCGGGGAGCATTCGTTCCAGGGACTCGTCGCAATCTACGATGTCAAAACCGGTGAGCGTGTGGCAAGCGTGGGCGATGAATTAGACACTGTCTTTGGTGCCGACGTGAATGATTCGATGAGCCGTGTCGCCTTGGGAGGGCCGCAAAAGATGCTGCGGATCTTCGATGTCGCCAACGGAGACATGCTTTTTGATTTGAAAAAGCACACCGATTGGATCTACACGGTTTCCTACAGCCCAGACGGAATTCTGATCGCATCGGGAGATCGCTCCGGTGGTCTTTGTGTCTGGGAAGCAGATACCGGTCGGCTGTATTTGGATCTGGCTGGGCACAAAGGGGCGATTCATTCGGTCGCTTGGCGTGATGACTCAAACGTATTGGCCAGTGCCAGCGGCGACGGGACCGTCAAACTTTGGGAAATGGAAGGTGGCAAGACGCTCCGATCCATCAATGCTCATGGTGGCGGTGTCACCAGTGTGAAGTTTGATCATCAGGGGCGTCTCGCTACCGCGGGTGTCGACGGTCGAGCCAAACTGTGGGCCGCCGACGGAAAAGAGTTGAAGAACCTTCAGCAGGGTAGCGAAGCGATGTTGGAAGTTGCGATTACCCACGACGGCAAGCGTCTGGTTTATGGCAATTGGAACGGCGATGTCTTCAACACGTCTGTCGATGACCCCAAAAATTTGGTCAGCTTGCGACCGAATCCTCCCGCGACCGAAGTTCGCTTGGAATCGGCAAAGACAAACCTTGCTTCGGTTCAGCAAAAACTTGCTCCTGTCAAAGCTGAACTTGAAAAAGCAATCGCTGGTTTGGAGGCAGCCAAGAAACCTCTGGCTGAACTCGACCAGAAAATTGCGTCTCTGAAGAAACTTTCGGCCGAGAAGGAAGCTGCCGCGAAAGCTTCCGAGGCTCAAGTTGCTGACCTTGATGGCAAACTTCCTGGCGCATCGAGCCTGACTCGCGACCTGCAAGACGAAGTCACCGCCCTTCGCGTTGCCCTGAAGGCGGATCCGGCAAAAATGTCAGCACTCGCAGACGCCGAAGAGAAATTTGCGGCAAAGCTAGTCGAGATCGCAAAGCTGAGGCGTCAACGTATCAGTGAGCAGGCGGCGATCGGTTCGCACCGACAGCAGTCAGCCGCACATATGGCGGAGGCTGAAAAATTGGCCACGACGCGAGGTCCCCTAGAGCAAAAGATTCAGCAGGCCCAGCAACTTGTCGACTCGACCAAAAAATCGTATGACCAGATCGCGGCAGAAGCTGCGGAAGTTCAAGCGAAGATCAATCGGATGATGGCGAACGTCAATTAG